The segment CCGCACCGCGTCGGAGCCTATCTGTTTCATCGTTCGTCCTCCTGACTCGATTCACCAGGTACGAGCGCTCCACGGCGCCGCTTGCCGAGACCGTCTTGGGGGGCCTTCGACGGCAATGCGCCCGTTGACAAGGACGTACGCGTAGTCGGCGATACGGAGGGCCATGTTGCCGTTCTGCTCGACGAGCACGACCGTTGTCCCTTCATCACAGATGGCCCGGATCCGAGCGAAGATCTGCCGCTTCACGATCGGCGCCAGGCCCAGGCTCGGCTCGTCCGGCCATAAAAGAACTGCGGAATGGATAGCCATTGATCGTGCCTCGCACCTTCACGAGGCCCAGAGTCCCAAAGAACCCGACCGATTCTGGCCACACTATGTATGTCCACGCTCCTTTACTGCGGTCCTTTTCTAGGGCAGCGGTGAATCACGCGCTTAATTTCATAACCCCCCCTACTCCACTCTTTGCCGACAAGGCTGCCGGTTCGTTCCAAATCAGGGGTGATGTGTTAGAGTTCCTGTAAAAGTTGACGGCCTGGGCTACCCTACTGGTGTCGGCAAACACCAGCTCCCCGAGGGGAGCAGAAGAGGAGCCCAGACCATGCCTAGGATAGCACCGAGCCAGCAGATCCGGGAAGAGATCCACCGCCTGCTCCAGAACGGCGTGCCGGAGGGCCAGGACGTGACGGGAGTGCTGCTGCGGTTGGGGGCCCAGCGGTTGGCGCAGGAACTGCTCGAGGAAGAAGCCACGGACTTCCTCGGGCGGGACCGCTACGTCCGCCACCGCAGCCCCGACCCCCATCGCGGCTACCGGAACGGCTACGAGCCGGGGCGGGTGCGGACGGCCGAAGGGGAAATTCCGCTGCAGGTTCCCCAGGTGCGGCAGACGCCGGCCCCCTACCAGTCCCGCCTCCTCAGCTTCCTCCGCGGCCATACGGACGTCCTGGAACGGTTGGTGGCCGAGATGTACGCCCGCGGCTTGTCGACCCGGGATATCGCGGACACCTTCCGAGACGTCACCGGGGCGTGCCTGGTGAGTGCCAGCGGGGTGAGTACGCTCACCGATCGGCTCTGGGAAGACTACGAGGCGTTCACCCAGCGCGACTTGTCCGGCTTTGCGGTGGAGTACCTATTCTTGGATGCGATCTACGAGTCGCTCCGGCCTCAGGGCGGCGGCCAGGAGGGCCTCGTGTGCGCCTGGGGTATCCTCGCGGACGGCCAGAAAGTGTTGCTGCACCTGACGCTGGGCAATAAGGAAAGCCACGACTGCTGGCTCGGGAGGCTCCGGGACATGGTCCGCCGCGGCCTGCGCTCGCCGGTGAGCATCACCAGCGATGGAGCGCCAGGCTTGCTGCGGGCTATTCGGGAGACCTGGCCCCACAGTCTGCGGATCCGCTGCTGGGTCCATCGGATGCGAAATGTCTTGGATAAAGTGCCTGATGCGGCGCGAGCTGAGGTGAAGGCCCACTTGGTGGCACTCCGCGATGCGCCGACCCTCGAGGTGGGGCGGCAGACCGCGACGGCGGTCCTGGCGCGCTTCGAGCGGGCCTTTCCGACGGCCATGGCCTCGCTGCGCGACGATCTCGAGGCAAGCTTGGCGCACCTGCGGCTCCCGATCGCGCATCGGAAGTGTGTGCGGAGTACGAACCTCATCGAGCGGAGCTTCGAGGAAGAACGCCGGCGCACCAAGGTCATCCCGCGCTTCTTCGATGAACGGAGCTGTCTGAAGCTGGTGTACGCGACCCTGGTGCGCGCGAGCCGCCGGTGGCAGCGGATTCGGATCACGGATGCCGAGCGGGCACACTTGAGGCGCCTCCGGCAGCAACTCGCGATCCCCGTTCAGCAGACCACACCCGCACGACGAAAGGAGGGCAAGCGTTCAAAGGAGGCCATTGCAGCATGACCCAGGTCGGCACATTTTTACAGGAGATCTGACACTTGACCCAAATCAGGTTTGCGTAACTAATCGGTTTTAGTAGAGCACAGTAGGCAATCGTCGCGCTACAAGGGTGGCATCAGCCCAGACGTCCCATGAATGTATCTCAACTGAACTAGTCCGACCCACTGCTGGGTACATAGATAGTAGTGCCCAGCGGGGAGTTGTGGGTACGCTGAAGACGATAGGAGGTACATATGCGCATACCAATGATCCTTGTACTTGCCGTCATTCTGATCCCGGCCCTTGGGCTCGCCGGGGTCGGTCAATCCCAGGCTCAAACTCTGCAAGTTTCGCCGGTCCCGATCTGGGGGCTTGTTTTGGGGACGATCATCGTCGCCGGGCTCCTCTACCTAGTAGTGCACAGCCCGGATGGTGGCTACTATCGGTATCCTTACTATGGCGAATACTACCACCATTACTACCGCCCGCAATACCGACCGTACACAGGCTTCTATCCCGCGTCCGCACCGGTCATCATAGTCGCACCGACGATTGTCGGGGTCGTGCTTGGGGTCGTCGTCGTCAACCATCTCGAATACGTTCTGACACGTGACGCATACGGACATCTATATCGCTATCCTTACTACGGCCCCTACCGCCAGGTCTACTATCGGCCGACGTATCGACCGTACACGCGAACCTTCCAGGATGCACCGGTGCGGGAGGGTGATCGCCACTGGGACACTGACAAGAGAAATCTTGCACCGGTCTACCAGCGGCCGCAGCGGCAGCCAACCCCAGCCTACCAGCAGCCCCAGGGGCACCCCAATCCAGGCCAAAATGGTGATCGGGGCAACTCGGGAGGATCCCGCCACCCCCAGGAGAAGTGCGGACACCCCCAGGAACAGCCCTGCTCCAACAACACACAGCATCAGTAAGATTCAGCATTCTGGAGGTCAATCGTGATGCTAGTAACCAAGCGGCGTGGTTCTAGACTCCTCTGCCTATCACAAGGTGCATCGCTTCCTGATTTGAAACGAGCCTTGCGGTCGCTCCGGGCTTAGGATCAGAATCGTGCTGAGGAAGCGGCCGTGGGGCGAGGCCGCGCGACCGAGCGCATCAGGAAATCAAAGATGAAGAAGACCTCTCACTAGGAACCAGACCGAGATTCC is part of the bacterium genome and harbors:
- a CDS encoding IS256 family transposase, translating into MPRIAPSQQIREEIHRLLQNGVPEGQDVTGVLLRLGAQRLAQELLEEEATDFLGRDRYVRHRSPDPHRGYRNGYEPGRVRTAEGEIPLQVPQVRQTPAPYQSRLLSFLRGHTDVLERLVAEMYARGLSTRDIADTFRDVTGACLVSASGVSTLTDRLWEDYEAFTQRDLSGFAVEYLFLDAIYESLRPQGGGQEGLVCAWGILADGQKVLLHLTLGNKESHDCWLGRLRDMVRRGLRSPVSITSDGAPGLLRAIRETWPHSLRIRCWVHRMRNVLDKVPDAARAEVKAHLVALRDAPTLEVGRQTATAVLARFERAFPTAMASLRDDLEASLAHLRLPIAHRKCVRSTNLIERSFEEERRRTKVIPRFFDERSCLKLVYATLVRASRRWQRIRITDAERAHLRRLRQQLAIPVQQTTPARRKEGKRSKEAIAA